GGTTGGTGTTCTTGGAAGCGGCGATCGCCTGGAACGACGTCATGATGCCCCAAACCGTGCCGAACAGACCGATGAACGGCCCGGCCGAACCGACGGTCGCGAGCACGAGCAGCCGCCTTTCCAGCCGCTCCATCTCCCGCGCGATGGAGACGTTCATGACGCGGTCGATGCGCTGGGTGAGCGAGGCGAGCGCCGGACGCTGGCCTTCATGGCTCCGCTTCCACTCGCGCATCGCGGCGACGAACAGCGCGCCGAGGCCGGCATTCGCCCGGCCGGAGAGGCTGCGATAAAGTTCTTCAAGCGATTGGCCGGACCAGAACGCCTCTTCGAACATGTTCATCTGCCGCCGCGTGCGGGTGATGAGCAGTTGCTTGTCGATGATGATCGCCCAGCACCAGATGGAGGCGAACAGCAGGCCCAGCATCACGACTTTCACGATGATGTGGGCCTGGAGGAACAGACCGATCAGCGAAATATCGCCGGTCGGAGCGGCGAGCGCTTCGCTGGCCACGTCAGCGGGATTCATGGTCTGATCGACCTCGTGATGGTGGTCGTGAACAAGAACGAGTGTGGTGGGCGGCGACCCCGAACGGTCTTCGGCACCGTTTCGGACCTGACCCGCCGCGTCGGCACCCTGACGCGGCACGAGTCGGATCCGCGCCTAAAGAATCGAGGTCTGTGTTTCCCGTCAATCGTGTCGAAAATTGGATCTTGCGTCGAAATCGCATGTGCAATGGGCGCCTGTGCTTCCGATGCCACTGCCGGCGACCCGAACGCAGTGTTTCCTTGCGGCTCCGCTGCATTTCACCGTAGATGGCGAATCACGACCGCCCCGCCGCGGCGATTCATGCAGGGCCACGGCTATGCTCGTTTCGATCCAGATTCTCCGGGCGATCGCCGCGTTGCTCATCGTCGTGCTGCACGCCTACATCTCGGTCGTGAACCGCACCGGCGTCGTCGATCCGGCCTATCCGCGCATCGAATATGGCGGTTTCGGCGTCGACATCTTCTTCGTCATCTCCGGCTTCATCATGGTGGTGTCGTCGCAGCGCATGTTCGAGCGACCGGGAGCGATCGGGGACTTCCTCGCCCGCCGCCTGATGCGCATCGTGCCGCTCTACTGGACCGCCACTTTGGCTTTCGCAGCCGCCATTCTGGCGTTCTCGCGCAGCACAGAGCTGGTGACGTGGTCGAGCC
The window above is part of the Pseudoxanthobacter soli DSM 19599 genome. Proteins encoded here:
- the tolQ gene encoding protein TolQ — its product is MNPADVASEALAAPTGDISLIGLFLQAHIIVKVVMLGLLFASIWCWAIIIDKQLLITRTRRQMNMFEEAFWSGQSLEELYRSLSGRANAGLGALFVAAMREWKRSHEGQRPALASLTQRIDRVMNVSIAREMERLERRLLVLATVGSAGPFIGLFGTVWGIMTSFQAIAASKNTNLAVVAPGIAEALFATALGLVAAIPAVIAYNKLSAEVGELGGRMEGFADEFAAILSRQIDERM